The following are encoded together in the Peromyscus leucopus breed LL Stock chromosome 1, UCI_PerLeu_2.1, whole genome shotgun sequence genome:
- the Dennd2b gene encoding DENN domain-containing protein 2B isoform X5 produces MTMTANKNSSINHGAGGTKAPRETLSRSQSVSPPPVLYPPRSPIYPLSDSETSACRYPSHSNSQVLLKDRHPRSPSLLGPQDPSPETSPPTCTLKATSFSYLDRTPSTRKRKDQKETVLGAAQDVEGVTACLPLAQSTPFLGPAAGPRNILLTCTGTRAHNLGIREKISAWEGRREASPRMNLCGEKREGSGSEWAASEGCPSVGCPSVVPSPCSSEKTFDFKGLRRMSRTFSECSYPETEEEGEALPVRDSIYRLEKRPGRNEPGALLRGHGSRKESSAVLSRIQKIEQALKEQPGRGLPQLPSSCYSVDHGRRKTGTMGTLEEPTGSTSLSSSSRAGGVAGIVGEAGPPLDREGSGPMKSGTPGNSPSPQLLPSKSSPDPVNPVPKPKRTFEYEADKNPKTKPSNGLPPSPIPAAPPPLPSTPAPPVTRRPKKDMRGHRKSQNRKSFEFEDASSLQSLYPSSPTENGTESQPKFGSKSTLEENAYEDIVGELPKENPYEDVDLKNRRAGRKSQQLSENSLDSLHRMWSPQDRKYNNPPMQLSLKPSSQSLRSGNWSERKSHRLPRLPKRHSHDDMMLLAQLSLPSSPSSLNEDSLSTTSELLSSRRARRIPKLVQRINSIYNAKRGKKRLKKLSMSSLETASLRDENSESESDSDDRFKAHTQRLVHIQSMLKRAPSYRTLELELLEWQERELFEYFVVVSLKKKPSRNTYLPEVSYQFPKLDRPTKQMREAEERLKAIPQFCFPDAKDWLPVSEYSSETFSFMLTGEDGSRRFGYCRRLLPSGKGPRLPEVYCVISRLGCFGLFSKVLDEVERRRGISAALVYPFMRSLMESPFPAPGKTIKVKTFLPGAGNEVLELRRPMDSRLEHVDFECLFTCLSVRQLIRIFASLLLERRVIFVADKLSTLSSCSHAVVALLYPFSWQHTFIPVLPASMIDIVCCPTPFLVGLLSSSLPKLKELPVEEALMVNLGSDRFIRQMDDEDTLLPRKLQAALEQALERKNELISQDSDSDSDDECNTLNGLVSEVFIRFFVETVGHYSLFLTHSEKGERAFQREAFRKSVASKSIRRFLEVFMESQMFAGFIQDRELRKCRAKGLFEQRVEQYLEELPDTEQSGMNKFLRGLGNKMKFLHKKN; encoded by the exons GTCTCAGTCAGTCTCTCCACCTCCAGTTTTGTACCCTCCAAGAAGTCCCATCTACCCACTCAGTGATAGTGAAACCTCAGCCTGCAGGTACCCCAGCCATTCTAACTCCCAGGTGCTCCTCAAGGACCGGCATCCTCGCAGCCCTTCACTCTTAGGTCCTCAAGATCCCTCCCCAGAGACTTCACCACCCACCTGTACCCTCAAGGCTACCAGCTTCAGTTATTTGGACAGAACCCCTTCAACACGCAAGAGAAAGGACCAAAAGGAGACTGTCCTGGGTGCAGCCCAGGATGTAGAGGGTGTGACTGCTTGCCTCCCACTTGCCCAGAGCACCCCATTCTTAGGGCCAGCGGCTGGCCCGCGGAATATCTTACTGACTTGCACTGGTACCCGAGCCCATAACCTGGGCATCCGGGAGAAGATTTCAGCATGGGAAGGTCGCCGAGAGGCTTCACCCAGGATGAATCTGTGTGGAGAGAAGCGGGAAGGCTCTGGGAGCGAGTGGGCAGCCAGTGAGGGCTGCCCCAGTGTGGGCTGTCCCAGTGTGGTGCCATCTCCCTGCAGCTCAGAAAAGACCTTTGATTTTAAAGGCCTCCGGAGAATGAGCAGGACCTTCTCTGAGTGTTCCTACcctgagacagaggaggagggagaggcactCCCTGTGCGGGACTCTATATACCGGCTGGAGAAGCGGCCAGGCCGGAATGAGCCCGGTGCCTTGCTCAGGggtcatggcagcaggaaagaGAGCTCAGCAGTGCTGAGCCGGATCCAGAAAATTGAGCAAGCCCTAAAGGAGCAGCCTGGCCGGGGtcttccccagctccccagcaGCTGCTACAGTGTAGACCATGGGAGGAGGAAGACTGGAACCATGGGCACCTTGGAGGAGCCAACAGGGAGTACAAGTTTGAGCTCCAGCAGCAGGGCAGGAGGAGTAGCTGGAATTGTGGGGGAGGCAGGCCCACCTCTGGACAGGGAAGGCAGTGGTCCCATGAAGTCAGGGACCCCTGGAAATAGCCCTAGCCCACAGCTGCTGCCTTCAAAGAGCTCTCCTGATCCTGTGAACCCTGTCCCCAAACCCAAGCGTACCTTTGAATACGAGGCTGACAAGAACCCCAAGACTAAGCCAAGTAATGGTCTACCTCCTTCACCTATACCTGCTGCTCCACCCCCCTTGCCTTCCACACCAGCCCCACCAGTCACCCGGAGACCAAAGAAGGACATGCGTGGTCACCGGAAGTCACAGAACAG AAAATCCTTTGAGTTTGAGGATGCATCCAGTCTCCAGTCCCTGTATCCCTCTTCTCCCACTGAGAATGGTACTGAGAGTCAACCCAAGTTTGGATCCAAAAGCACTTTAGAAGagaatgcctatgaagatattgTGG GAGAGCTTCCCAAGGAAAACCCCTATGAGGATGTGGACCTAAAGAACCGAAGAGCTGGAAGAAAATCTCAGCAGCTGTCTGAGAACTCCTTGGACTCTTTGCACAGGATGTGGAGTCCCCAAGACAGGAAATACAACAACCCACCCATGCAG CTGTCCCTGAAACCCAGCAGTCAGTCCCTGCGCAGTGGGAACTGGTCAGAAAGGAAGAGCCATCGTTTGCCACGATTACCCAAGAGGCATAGCCATGATGACATGATGCTGCTGGCTCAGCTGAGCCTGCCATCTTCACCCTCCAGCCTCAATGAGGATAGCCTCAGCACCACAAGTGAGCTGCTGTCCAGCCGCAGGGCCCGCCGAATTCCCAAG CTTGTCCAAAGAATTAACTCTATCTATAAtgccaagagaggaaagaagagattaaaaaaactGTCTATGTCCAGCCTTGAGACAGCATCGTTGAGAG atgaGAACAGTGAAAGCGAGAGCGACTCTGACGACAGGTTCAAAG CCCACACACAGCGCTTGGTCCACATCCAGTCCATGCTGAAGCGTGCGCCCAGCTATCGGACACTAGAGCTGGAGCTACTTGAATGGCAGGAACGGGAGCTCTTTGAGTACTTCGTGGTTGTGTCCCTCAAGAAGAAGCCATCCCGGAACACCTACCTCCCGGAAGTCTCCTACCAGTTTCCCAAG CTGGACCGACCCACCAAGCAGATGCGGGAGGCAGAAGAAAGACTCAAAGCTATTCCCCAGTTTTGCTTTCCAGATGCCAAAGACTGGCTCCCTGTGTCAGAGTACAGCAG TGAGACCTTTTCTTTCATGCTGACTGGGGAAGATGGCAGCAGACGCTTTGGCTATTGTAGGCGCTTACTG CCAAGTGGGAAAGGGCCTCGGTTACCAGAGGTGTACTGTGTCATCAGCCGCCTAGGCTGCTTCGGCTTGTTTTCCAAG GTCCTAGATGAGGTGGAGCGCCGGCGTGGGATCTCAGCTGCACTGGTCTACCCCTTTATGAGAAGTCTCATGGAGTCGCCTTTTCCAGCCCCAGGGAAAACCATCAAAGTGAAGACATTCCTGCCTGGTGCTGGCAATGAG GTGTTAGAGCTGCGGAGGCCCATGGACTCTCGGCTGGAGCACGTGGACTTCGAGTGCCTTTTCACCTGCCTCAGCGTACGCCAGCTTATCCGAATCTTTGCCTCGTTGCTGTTGGAGCGCAGGGTCATTTTTGTAGCAGATAAGCTCAG TACCCTGTCCAGCTGCTCTCACGCGGTGGTGGCCTTGCTCTACCCCTTCTCCTGGCAGCACACCTTCATTCCTGTCCTCCCAGCCTCCATGATTGACATTGTCTGCTGTCCCACCCCTTTCCTGGTTGGCCTgctctccagctcccttcccaAACTAAAGGAGCTACCAGTGGAAGAG GCACTGATGGTGAATCTGGGATCTGACCGATTCATCCGACAG ATGGATGATGAAGACACGTTGTTACCTAGGAAGTTACAAGCTGCTCTGGAGCAGGCTCTGGAGAGGAAGAACGAGCTGATCTCCCAGGACTCTGACAGTGACTCCGATGATG aATGTAATACCCTCAATGGACTGGTATCAGAAGTGTTTATCCGGTTCTTTGTGGAGACTGTGGGGCACTACTCCCTCTTTCTGACACACAGTGAGAAGGGGGAAAGGGCCTTTCAGCGAGAGGCCTTCCGAAAGTCTGTGGCCTCCAAAAGCATCCGCCGTTTTCTTGAGGTTTTTATGGAGTCTCAGATGTTTGCTGGATTCATCCAAGACCGGGAGCTAAGAAAGTGCCGGGCAAAGG GCCTCTTCGAGCAGCGAGTGGAGCAGTATCTAGAAGAGCTCCCTGACACTGAGCAGAGTGGGATGAACAAGTTTCTCCGTGGCTTGG GCAACAAGATGAAGTTCCTCCACAAGAAGAATTAA
- the Dennd2b gene encoding DENN domain-containing protein 2B isoform X2 → MPSPSFCLDTRGFRALGLQKAEMTMTANKNSSINHGAGGTKAPRETLSRSQSVSPPPVLYPPRSPIYPLSDSETSACRYPSHSNSQVLLKDRHPRSPSLLGPQDPSPETSPPTCTLKATSFSYLDRTPSTRKRKDQKETVLGAAQDVEGVTACLPLAQSTPFLGPAAGPRNILLTCTGTRAHNLGIREKISAWEGRREASPRMNLCGEKREGSGSEWAASEGCPSVGCPSVVPSPCSSEKTFDFKGLRRMSRTFSECSYPETEEEGEALPVRDSIYRLEKRPGRNEPGALLRGHGSRKESSAVLSRIQKIEQALKEQPGRGLPQLPSSCYSVDHGRRKTGTMGTLEEPTGSTSLSSSSRAGGVAGIVGEAGPPLDREGSGPMKSGTPGNSPSPQLLPSKSSPDPVNPVPKPKRTFEYEADKNPKTKPSNGLPPSPIPAAPPPLPSTPAPPVTRRPKKDMRGHRKSQNRKSFEFEDASSLQSLYPSSPTENGTESQPKFGSKSTLEENAYEDIVGELPKENPYEDVDLKNRRAGRKSQQLSENSLDSLHRMWSPQDRKYNNPPMQLSLKPSSQSLRSGNWSERKSHRLPRLPKRHSHDDMMLLAQLSLPSSPSSLNEDSLSTTSELLSSRRARRIPKLVQRINSIYNAKRGKKRLKKLSMSSLETASLRDENSESESDSDDRFKAHTQRLVHIQSMLKRAPSYRTLELELLEWQERELFEYFVVVSLKKKPSRNTYLPEVSYQFPKLDRPTKQMREAEERLKAIPQFCFPDAKDWLPVSEYSSETFSFMLTGEDGSRRFGYCRRLLPSGKGPRLPEVYCVISRLGCFGLFSKVLDEVERRRGISAALVYPFMRSLMESPFPAPGKTIKVKTFLPGAGNEVLELRRPMDSRLEHVDFECLFTCLSVRQLIRIFASLLLERRVIFVADKLSTLSSCSHAVVALLYPFSWQHTFIPVLPASMIDIVCCPTPFLVGLLSSSLPKLKELPVEEALMVNLGSDRFIRQMDDEDTLLPRKLQAALEQALERKNELISQDSDSDSDDECNTLNGLVSEVFIRFFVETVGHYSLFLTHSEKGERAFQREAFRKSVASKSIRRFLEVFMESQMFAGFIQDRELRKCRAKGLFEQRVEQYLEELPDTEQSGMNKFLRGLGNKMKFLHKKN, encoded by the exons GTCTCAGTCAGTCTCTCCACCTCCAGTTTTGTACCCTCCAAGAAGTCCCATCTACCCACTCAGTGATAGTGAAACCTCAGCCTGCAGGTACCCCAGCCATTCTAACTCCCAGGTGCTCCTCAAGGACCGGCATCCTCGCAGCCCTTCACTCTTAGGTCCTCAAGATCCCTCCCCAGAGACTTCACCACCCACCTGTACCCTCAAGGCTACCAGCTTCAGTTATTTGGACAGAACCCCTTCAACACGCAAGAGAAAGGACCAAAAGGAGACTGTCCTGGGTGCAGCCCAGGATGTAGAGGGTGTGACTGCTTGCCTCCCACTTGCCCAGAGCACCCCATTCTTAGGGCCAGCGGCTGGCCCGCGGAATATCTTACTGACTTGCACTGGTACCCGAGCCCATAACCTGGGCATCCGGGAGAAGATTTCAGCATGGGAAGGTCGCCGAGAGGCTTCACCCAGGATGAATCTGTGTGGAGAGAAGCGGGAAGGCTCTGGGAGCGAGTGGGCAGCCAGTGAGGGCTGCCCCAGTGTGGGCTGTCCCAGTGTGGTGCCATCTCCCTGCAGCTCAGAAAAGACCTTTGATTTTAAAGGCCTCCGGAGAATGAGCAGGACCTTCTCTGAGTGTTCCTACcctgagacagaggaggagggagaggcactCCCTGTGCGGGACTCTATATACCGGCTGGAGAAGCGGCCAGGCCGGAATGAGCCCGGTGCCTTGCTCAGGggtcatggcagcaggaaagaGAGCTCAGCAGTGCTGAGCCGGATCCAGAAAATTGAGCAAGCCCTAAAGGAGCAGCCTGGCCGGGGtcttccccagctccccagcaGCTGCTACAGTGTAGACCATGGGAGGAGGAAGACTGGAACCATGGGCACCTTGGAGGAGCCAACAGGGAGTACAAGTTTGAGCTCCAGCAGCAGGGCAGGAGGAGTAGCTGGAATTGTGGGGGAGGCAGGCCCACCTCTGGACAGGGAAGGCAGTGGTCCCATGAAGTCAGGGACCCCTGGAAATAGCCCTAGCCCACAGCTGCTGCCTTCAAAGAGCTCTCCTGATCCTGTGAACCCTGTCCCCAAACCCAAGCGTACCTTTGAATACGAGGCTGACAAGAACCCCAAGACTAAGCCAAGTAATGGTCTACCTCCTTCACCTATACCTGCTGCTCCACCCCCCTTGCCTTCCACACCAGCCCCACCAGTCACCCGGAGACCAAAGAAGGACATGCGTGGTCACCGGAAGTCACAGAACAG AAAATCCTTTGAGTTTGAGGATGCATCCAGTCTCCAGTCCCTGTATCCCTCTTCTCCCACTGAGAATGGTACTGAGAGTCAACCCAAGTTTGGATCCAAAAGCACTTTAGAAGagaatgcctatgaagatattgTGG GAGAGCTTCCCAAGGAAAACCCCTATGAGGATGTGGACCTAAAGAACCGAAGAGCTGGAAGAAAATCTCAGCAGCTGTCTGAGAACTCCTTGGACTCTTTGCACAGGATGTGGAGTCCCCAAGACAGGAAATACAACAACCCACCCATGCAG CTGTCCCTGAAACCCAGCAGTCAGTCCCTGCGCAGTGGGAACTGGTCAGAAAGGAAGAGCCATCGTTTGCCACGATTACCCAAGAGGCATAGCCATGATGACATGATGCTGCTGGCTCAGCTGAGCCTGCCATCTTCACCCTCCAGCCTCAATGAGGATAGCCTCAGCACCACAAGTGAGCTGCTGTCCAGCCGCAGGGCCCGCCGAATTCCCAAG CTTGTCCAAAGAATTAACTCTATCTATAAtgccaagagaggaaagaagagattaaaaaaactGTCTATGTCCAGCCTTGAGACAGCATCGTTGAGAG atgaGAACAGTGAAAGCGAGAGCGACTCTGACGACAGGTTCAAAG CCCACACACAGCGCTTGGTCCACATCCAGTCCATGCTGAAGCGTGCGCCCAGCTATCGGACACTAGAGCTGGAGCTACTTGAATGGCAGGAACGGGAGCTCTTTGAGTACTTCGTGGTTGTGTCCCTCAAGAAGAAGCCATCCCGGAACACCTACCTCCCGGAAGTCTCCTACCAGTTTCCCAAG CTGGACCGACCCACCAAGCAGATGCGGGAGGCAGAAGAAAGACTCAAAGCTATTCCCCAGTTTTGCTTTCCAGATGCCAAAGACTGGCTCCCTGTGTCAGAGTACAGCAG TGAGACCTTTTCTTTCATGCTGACTGGGGAAGATGGCAGCAGACGCTTTGGCTATTGTAGGCGCTTACTG CCAAGTGGGAAAGGGCCTCGGTTACCAGAGGTGTACTGTGTCATCAGCCGCCTAGGCTGCTTCGGCTTGTTTTCCAAG GTCCTAGATGAGGTGGAGCGCCGGCGTGGGATCTCAGCTGCACTGGTCTACCCCTTTATGAGAAGTCTCATGGAGTCGCCTTTTCCAGCCCCAGGGAAAACCATCAAAGTGAAGACATTCCTGCCTGGTGCTGGCAATGAG GTGTTAGAGCTGCGGAGGCCCATGGACTCTCGGCTGGAGCACGTGGACTTCGAGTGCCTTTTCACCTGCCTCAGCGTACGCCAGCTTATCCGAATCTTTGCCTCGTTGCTGTTGGAGCGCAGGGTCATTTTTGTAGCAGATAAGCTCAG TACCCTGTCCAGCTGCTCTCACGCGGTGGTGGCCTTGCTCTACCCCTTCTCCTGGCAGCACACCTTCATTCCTGTCCTCCCAGCCTCCATGATTGACATTGTCTGCTGTCCCACCCCTTTCCTGGTTGGCCTgctctccagctcccttcccaAACTAAAGGAGCTACCAGTGGAAGAG GCACTGATGGTGAATCTGGGATCTGACCGATTCATCCGACAG ATGGATGATGAAGACACGTTGTTACCTAGGAAGTTACAAGCTGCTCTGGAGCAGGCTCTGGAGAGGAAGAACGAGCTGATCTCCCAGGACTCTGACAGTGACTCCGATGATG aATGTAATACCCTCAATGGACTGGTATCAGAAGTGTTTATCCGGTTCTTTGTGGAGACTGTGGGGCACTACTCCCTCTTTCTGACACACAGTGAGAAGGGGGAAAGGGCCTTTCAGCGAGAGGCCTTCCGAAAGTCTGTGGCCTCCAAAAGCATCCGCCGTTTTCTTGAGGTTTTTATGGAGTCTCAGATGTTTGCTGGATTCATCCAAGACCGGGAGCTAAGAAAGTGCCGGGCAAAGG GCCTCTTCGAGCAGCGAGTGGAGCAGTATCTAGAAGAGCTCCCTGACACTGAGCAGAGTGGGATGAACAAGTTTCTCCGTGGCTTGG GCAACAAGATGAAGTTCCTCCACAAGAAGAATTAA
- the Dennd2b gene encoding DENN domain-containing protein 2B isoform X6 translates to MPSPSFCLDTRGFRALGLQKAEMTMTANKNSSINHGAGGTKAPRETLSRSQSVSPPPVLYPPRSPIYPLSDSETSACRYPSHSNSQVLLKDRHPRSPSLLGPQDPSPETSPPTCTLKATSFSYLDRTPSTRKRKDQKETVLGAAQDVEGVTACLPLAQSTPFLGPAAGPRNILLTCTGTRAHNLGIREKISAWEGRREASPRMNLCGEKREGSGSEWAASEGCPSVGCPSVVPSPCSSEKTFDFKGLRRMSRTFSECSYPETEEEGEALPVRDSIYRLEKRPGRNEPGALLRGHGSRKESSAVLSRIQKIEQALKEQPGRGLPQLPSSCYSVDHGRRKTGTMGTLEEPTGSTSLSSSSRAGGVAGIVGEAGPPLDREGSGPMKSGTPGNSPSPQLLPSKSSPDPVNPVPKPKRTFEYEADKNPKTKPSNGLPPSPIPAAPPPLPSTPAPPVTRRPKKDMRGHRKSQNRKSFEFEDASSLQSLYPSSPTENGTESQPKFGSKSTLEENAYEDIVGELPKENPYEDVDLKNRRAGRKSQQLSENSLDSLHRMWSPQDRKYNNPPMQLSLKPSSQSLRSGNWSERKSHRLPRLPKRHSHDDMMLLAQLSLPSSPSSLNEDSLSTTSELLSSRRARRIPKLVQRINSIYNAKRGKKRLKKLSMSSLETASLRDENSESESDSDDRFKAIVHGEWLLRLLAHTQRLVHIQSMLKRAPSYRTLELELLEWQERELFEYFVVVSLKKKPSRNTYLPEVSYQFPKLDRPTKQMREAEERLKAIPQFCFPDAKDWLPVSEYSSETFSFMLTGEDGSRRFGYCRRLLPSGKGPRLPEVYCVISRLGCFGLFSKVLDEVERRRGISAALVYPFMRSLMESPFPAPGKTIKVKTFLPGAGNEVLELRRPMDSRLEHVDFECLFTCLSVRQLIRIFASLLLERRVIFVADKLRWMMKTRCYLGSYKLLWSRLWRGRTS, encoded by the exons GTCTCAGTCAGTCTCTCCACCTCCAGTTTTGTACCCTCCAAGAAGTCCCATCTACCCACTCAGTGATAGTGAAACCTCAGCCTGCAGGTACCCCAGCCATTCTAACTCCCAGGTGCTCCTCAAGGACCGGCATCCTCGCAGCCCTTCACTCTTAGGTCCTCAAGATCCCTCCCCAGAGACTTCACCACCCACCTGTACCCTCAAGGCTACCAGCTTCAGTTATTTGGACAGAACCCCTTCAACACGCAAGAGAAAGGACCAAAAGGAGACTGTCCTGGGTGCAGCCCAGGATGTAGAGGGTGTGACTGCTTGCCTCCCACTTGCCCAGAGCACCCCATTCTTAGGGCCAGCGGCTGGCCCGCGGAATATCTTACTGACTTGCACTGGTACCCGAGCCCATAACCTGGGCATCCGGGAGAAGATTTCAGCATGGGAAGGTCGCCGAGAGGCTTCACCCAGGATGAATCTGTGTGGAGAGAAGCGGGAAGGCTCTGGGAGCGAGTGGGCAGCCAGTGAGGGCTGCCCCAGTGTGGGCTGTCCCAGTGTGGTGCCATCTCCCTGCAGCTCAGAAAAGACCTTTGATTTTAAAGGCCTCCGGAGAATGAGCAGGACCTTCTCTGAGTGTTCCTACcctgagacagaggaggagggagaggcactCCCTGTGCGGGACTCTATATACCGGCTGGAGAAGCGGCCAGGCCGGAATGAGCCCGGTGCCTTGCTCAGGggtcatggcagcaggaaagaGAGCTCAGCAGTGCTGAGCCGGATCCAGAAAATTGAGCAAGCCCTAAAGGAGCAGCCTGGCCGGGGtcttccccagctccccagcaGCTGCTACAGTGTAGACCATGGGAGGAGGAAGACTGGAACCATGGGCACCTTGGAGGAGCCAACAGGGAGTACAAGTTTGAGCTCCAGCAGCAGGGCAGGAGGAGTAGCTGGAATTGTGGGGGAGGCAGGCCCACCTCTGGACAGGGAAGGCAGTGGTCCCATGAAGTCAGGGACCCCTGGAAATAGCCCTAGCCCACAGCTGCTGCCTTCAAAGAGCTCTCCTGATCCTGTGAACCCTGTCCCCAAACCCAAGCGTACCTTTGAATACGAGGCTGACAAGAACCCCAAGACTAAGCCAAGTAATGGTCTACCTCCTTCACCTATACCTGCTGCTCCACCCCCCTTGCCTTCCACACCAGCCCCACCAGTCACCCGGAGACCAAAGAAGGACATGCGTGGTCACCGGAAGTCACAGAACAG AAAATCCTTTGAGTTTGAGGATGCATCCAGTCTCCAGTCCCTGTATCCCTCTTCTCCCACTGAGAATGGTACTGAGAGTCAACCCAAGTTTGGATCCAAAAGCACTTTAGAAGagaatgcctatgaagatattgTGG GAGAGCTTCCCAAGGAAAACCCCTATGAGGATGTGGACCTAAAGAACCGAAGAGCTGGAAGAAAATCTCAGCAGCTGTCTGAGAACTCCTTGGACTCTTTGCACAGGATGTGGAGTCCCCAAGACAGGAAATACAACAACCCACCCATGCAG CTGTCCCTGAAACCCAGCAGTCAGTCCCTGCGCAGTGGGAACTGGTCAGAAAGGAAGAGCCATCGTTTGCCACGATTACCCAAGAGGCATAGCCATGATGACATGATGCTGCTGGCTCAGCTGAGCCTGCCATCTTCACCCTCCAGCCTCAATGAGGATAGCCTCAGCACCACAAGTGAGCTGCTGTCCAGCCGCAGGGCCCGCCGAATTCCCAAG CTTGTCCAAAGAATTAACTCTATCTATAAtgccaagagaggaaagaagagattaaaaaaactGTCTATGTCCAGCCTTGAGACAGCATCGTTGAGAG atgaGAACAGTGAAAGCGAGAGCGACTCTGACGACAGGTTCAAAG CCATTGTCCATGGAGAGTGGTTACTACGTTTGCTTG CCCACACACAGCGCTTGGTCCACATCCAGTCCATGCTGAAGCGTGCGCCCAGCTATCGGACACTAGAGCTGGAGCTACTTGAATGGCAGGAACGGGAGCTCTTTGAGTACTTCGTGGTTGTGTCCCTCAAGAAGAAGCCATCCCGGAACACCTACCTCCCGGAAGTCTCCTACCAGTTTCCCAAG CTGGACCGACCCACCAAGCAGATGCGGGAGGCAGAAGAAAGACTCAAAGCTATTCCCCAGTTTTGCTTTCCAGATGCCAAAGACTGGCTCCCTGTGTCAGAGTACAGCAG TGAGACCTTTTCTTTCATGCTGACTGGGGAAGATGGCAGCAGACGCTTTGGCTATTGTAGGCGCTTACTG CCAAGTGGGAAAGGGCCTCGGTTACCAGAGGTGTACTGTGTCATCAGCCGCCTAGGCTGCTTCGGCTTGTTTTCCAAG GTCCTAGATGAGGTGGAGCGCCGGCGTGGGATCTCAGCTGCACTGGTCTACCCCTTTATGAGAAGTCTCATGGAGTCGCCTTTTCCAGCCCCAGGGAAAACCATCAAAGTGAAGACATTCCTGCCTGGTGCTGGCAATGAG GTGTTAGAGCTGCGGAGGCCCATGGACTCTCGGCTGGAGCACGTGGACTTCGAGTGCCTTTTCACCTGCCTCAGCGTACGCCAGCTTATCCGAATCTTTGCCTCGTTGCTGTTGGAGCGCAGGGTCATTTTTGTAGCAGATAAGCTCAG ATGGATGATGAAGACACGTTGTTACCTAGGAAGTTACAAGCTGCTCTGGAGCAGGCTCTGGAGAGGAAGAACGAGCTGA